In the Necator americanus strain Aroian chromosome X, whole genome shotgun sequence genome, ttctgcgCCGGCTCCAGACCTTTTGTTCTGACGTCGGCGCAGATTTGACACGAACGACGTTCAACTCTAGTCGTGGGGTGAATGCAGAAAAGAATACGGTAAATGTGTTGCAGTCACCACTGTAACATAAGATCCTGTGAGTGTCAATTTAATGCGAATCATAGGCTTTCTCAACATGATCACTTCAGAGGAACCGAACTGGTCCAAAGTTGAAATGTGAAGAAGTTctgggctttttttttgctttattccGACGACGAAATTAACACAGTGAGAATTTATCGATTTAAATCAAATAAGCGGCGTTTTAATAGTTaacttttgttgatttttatggTAATCTCATAATTCTACAACTAAGGAAGTCCTCGTACTTATTGGCAAAGAACTTGACCACCTCATTTTCACAAGCCCTTCTTGAGGCCAGCTTTGTACCATCAAGAGGATTTCGCAAATACTTGAAGAAGTAGGTAGTAGGCGTTTGGTGCCAGATCTGGACTATTTGGAGGATACGGCAGAACTATCCGTCTAAACTCTTGGAGCTTCTGACGCGTCGTTAAAGACGTGTGCGGCCAGAACTTATCTTGATAGAACACAACTTCTTTCCTATTGATCAATCCTGGCCATTCTGATGGATCACCAGCTTCAATCTGGTCAGCTGTTGACAGTAGAGATTCGAGTTTGAGTGGTTCCTTGATGGGAGGAGCTCATAGTGGATGATTCCCTTCCAATTCCACCAAACACACGGCAAAACCGCGATAGGGCCATGatctttttcggttttttttctcgtaaatgACCAATTTTTCACCGCCAGTCATCATTCGCTTCAAAAATGGGTTAATTTCTTTAAGTTTCAGCAAAAATCGCAGGCATAATTTCGATCAAAAAGGTTCTTTAAAGTCAATTCGTGTCATTTGTCATTTCGTCAATATAACCAAACGGAAGACCgataaagaactttttttgaagcgtAATGTTACTTTGAAATCGCCGTATAGAACAATCCGATGTGATGTTTACATCGTCGGATATGGCTCACTAAAAACGTCTCGCgaaaacgctcagaacttttcatttcacctaatcatgctatataataacgcgcttagtccgtgtgtgtgtatgtgtgtgtgtgtgtttgtctgtgtgtcacgaaaatactccataatgatgcaaaactctgcaccggtggggtgccgaaccatcgccatacACCTGATAGgggagcactctaccttttcaccattgttgAGAGGTGTATTTTATGTTTGTTGAGTTTGATAGGCCAAGTTAGTTTCATTCACacgttagtgagggtaaataagcTTTTATGGGAATGTACACTTCCAaacttgcaaactatcatgctgtataataactgACTTATTCTGTCACCTGTGTGCGTCtgcgtgtgtctcagtcacgaaattaaaaaagggAGGGAGAGGAATatcatggcgtcggtttggtgagctggagccccaacgcggtaaaatagggtgggacgggtcctacgacgtcgaattcgtgcccctgACCCAGAAAACCATGGGGTGGGGTGAGACGGCTCCCACTgcctcggattggtgcgcgggagccccaacggcagaatgggtttctattactcattcgcgtatctatttccaagcatgtgtcctgatgctgctaacatccttcaaaaagaggaagcacacgtgcgaacggctgatcaaatgcaatacatagtagccaacagtttacgcgatctgacgtagagttttatcttcatcactacgatgatgatattcgcctcatttcatgttagcacatcattctgtgctaattttGGAGAGCGgagaaaactcatacttcAACTAATGTTTCCAATTTGTGGAGGtttcagagaaacatagatgtaaaatcaagtttgattgtatAGTATATAGTACTGACGCGCTTAGGAAGAAAACCATGAAATCTCTCATCtatgcctaaatttttgaagaaaaaattgaagaaagggttgataaaaaacaattgtatttccgcaaaaaaaacgtcgctactgttatttcttattgatcggtgaaggcgagcgaagtgaacactagaaaaagtctgaagtccggctttagccggacgttcagactggtatatatatatatatatatatatatatatacctatAAAGATGTGCTAGAGTAAATACTTACTGTAATACTTTTTCATACGAAGTTATTCGTATAGgagcagttttttcttaaattaatCGCGGAGCACAGAAAAGGAGCAGTTTATTTCACCTTAGGGCCCGTGTTGTTCTCTCCCATTTCTGGCTTGGTAATCTAGTGGATGAAAAGGACTGAAGGATACCTGCTGTACTATAAGTGGGgataagtggaaaaaaatggacgtaCACATCTTGTGGTGGAGAGTAACGCGTCGGAGTTTCTCCGCCTTCATCACTACTCTTGTTCGATTTTGGTGCTTCCTCAAGAGGTGTATACAAGGTATATGGACGCTAAATAGGTGTACAGAAGAGTAAGGAATAATGTGTAGCGTGAAAATTGTACCTGTGCTGGTGTTTTGTTCGCGTGTGGAGTGTGGTTAGGAATAAGCTGACTTGTTTCGTCGACTTGAGGCGTTACCATGTGGTTCACTCCACCGGCTGCCTTCGCAGCAGCCACCAATCCACGAAGACCACCACCAAACAAACCACCTCCACCAATCTGCAATTTCAACATCTTCCTACTCTCTTAACAGCTTCTTCGTTTCATTCATTTAGCATaacaaaaatttaagaaaaaagaaatggcaAGGGACTGGATTGGCAACAAGGATAAGGGGGAGAGcaagcaataaaataaagaatgatCATCTGTCAGGGGTTCGGGGGTGAACAGCAACCTGCTGTTGTTGATGTTCCgtttgttgttgctgttgttgatgATGTTGTTGCTCAGTGCTGTCGCCTGAGTCTGGCCACCTGCACACAGCATTGCGGCGTCGCAGAAGTAAAAGAGCTGTACGTTCACGCTTACGCAATTCCAGCTAAAGTTCACCTGTTTTTCATACTGTGGACTGAAATCATGAAATTATGGCCTTGAGGGATGTGTGGACTTTGGATCACTGAGCAGCGTGGTCATAACGGGAAAAAGACTACAAGATCACTTAAGCCTGAGTTTATGAGGAACATTTACTCTTCTAATCAGGTAGATACATCCTTTGCAAGAATAGAATTTCGAACTCTTCCGAAACTGTCTTTTCAAATGTATGGAACGAAAATGGCCACGGTGGAACATGATCAGTTGTTTCGCCCAGGTCTACATTTATATCTCTCAATACGTCACAGAAGCAGTTAAATTTAATGGATCTCTGCTAAGTTTCTCTTCTCAAATGTAGCTCCTGGAGAGTTGAGCGGAGAAAAACTCTCCAGGACtacatttgagaaaaattgaactaaTAGAGCCACGTGATCACCAGAAGTGTCAATTCCCCACCCTGTACAAAATGCCAAATCTGTTACAATTGATATGAGAGCTTAGCCACAAAAGTGGAATTGAGGTTCTGGAAAAGGAATTAACTACTGAGAATCTCGGACTGAGACGATTCCTTGTGTAGAATTCTCTCAGAAATGAATTAATTGGAAATGACTGAGAATAATTCAAACATATATAACGGTGGTATCAAAACCTGGCTGTCCTCAAGGGCCTCTTCCTACACAGACAGGATTAATTTCACGTTGTCAATGAACCCTTTCTATGGATGAGGCCAGCTACTGAAGAGCTCTTTGAAATCCAGCGATCCTCATTTTGAATATaaaacatgaataaaaaacATTCTAGCTTTTTGTTTAAGGAGAGCAAAAAGAGTGAAATTATGACTGAAATTGAATGTAGAGAAAAAGCACACCTCTGTTCCGCTTTTCTTCGCTCTGTAATTCTCAAGGATCAATAGGCCAGCATAAATCTTCCCAACCGTCAACTTTTGGAAGCACaactctgaaaagaaaagatctgtAGATTTCCACCAACGTAGTTTCAATATGGTAGAAGAAATTTAGAGATAATACTGAGCATTCCAAACTAAAACCCACCATGATTAGGTGGCACTACCAAATCGATCATGTTCTTTTTCGCTTTGAGAGGCCAGATCTTTTTGAGGGTTTGTCTCAGCTCTTCATCGGCTTCATCCATTTCCTCgactaaattttttctctttgttctacaaaatacttcaaaaatgtGAACTTATTTGAGTACAAGAAATGTACAGTAAGGTCAAACGATATGGAGCACGATGCAGTTctgtaagcgactgcgcttgAAATGGCACTGTACAGCTAGCAGTCGAATCCATTCCAATCCAATCAAAAGTTGAACAATCGCGATTTACAACCAAAAAATGGAGTCGACGGGGTCTCCGTGGATTCTTACAGCTAAGCTTCgtcgcatcgcttcgagcgcagccgcgtacgcaagtgcagcgtgcttcatgtcgttttgagcctacTATGGTTACCTGGTCTCATCTTGATGCTGAGACTTTCTCGAATAAGGGCAAACAGAGTGGTGGTGAAATGAACGGTCCCATCCTCAGCGACTGGCATATTCATACGAACCAAGTGTTTGTACGCTAACCGATAAGGACATTTTCGTCCGAATCCGACAGGTGGTGTAATATTACGTAACATGTCATACATGTCCGTGTAGTGAATTCGACCACTAAATTTCTCGTAGTCATCATCATCTCAAATCagttttatacaaaaaaaatgctttaatCCTTACGTTGCTGCCGGATCGTAGTCAGCCCATACACGAATAAATTCATCCAGGTGGTGAGGACCAAGGATTGAAGAGTCCCTTGTTAGGTAGTCAAAATTATCCATGATGACAGCAACGAACAGATTCAACATTAGAAAAGATGAGAGAAACACAAATGAGGTGAAATACGCATAGCTGACGTTACTACCGCATGTTTGACCCTGAATGGTTCCTTCTTCTGGCTGAGCGATGCAATCACAGACGAGGTTCTGTGCTATGGCACAAAAAATATCCAACCTTATCGTAATTGATCTCGTCCGAACCAGCTCGCGCACAGTCCTTCTGAGCACCACACGCCATCATTATATCCTGCCAGCCTTCGCCAGTTGCACAACTTGAAGTATTCATATAGCAGACAGATAAATGTAACGGAAATTCCCCATAATTCTGTAGATCTCACCGAAAAAGGAGAATAACAGAATTAAAGAACGACTGGAAGTTATTGTGGCGATTAATTTCCGTGGCAGCGTTCAGCCAGATGTTTCCGAAAACCTGTAGAAGGaggtttgaaatttttctaaaaaaatgcaaaaaggaaaaatattgaaCACTCACCTGCATACCAACAATTGCATAGATGAAGAACAACATACCGattaacaaacaaacatagGGAAGCGCCTGAATATGAATAATCATGAGGTTGCGcataaattggaaaattccaggaaaagagAATGAGAAAGATAACTGCATACCTTAAAACTTTGAACAAACGTCCACAACAGAATTCTGATGGTGTATCCCTGCTGTAGAAGTCTGATTAGCCGAGCGGCACGGAACAAGCGAAGAAATCCAAGTGAGACGAAGTGTCCTACAAAAGCTTTGTTGTATTACAACTCTATTTTGCTTTAAGTCGTTTTGCTCTTTCGCATCGATAGTATAAAGTTGGAATAAACGGAGGATATGCACTACTATAATCAATTCATCATGAAGGATTTCCAATCCTGAAATAGTTACCTCCGAATTCCGTGACAAGCGCGTCAGTTATGGAACCAACAACCGTCACGAAATCGAATCTATTCCATCCATCTCGAAAGTAATTCTAAAAACAAGTACTATATacgaaattattcaaaatttatcGCATCAATCACAGCGCTACTTACGCGAACTCCGAAAGCTAGGATTTTTAGGATACTTTCCACAGTGAAGACGGCCGTGAGCGCGGTGTTGAAAAGCCTGTGAAATGTAAACTTGTATGAGTAGGAATAATTACAGGATAGAGGAAGTGTCACCGGCAGGTCACGCACAAAACTCACCGAAGGACCTTTTCATAGAAATCCGAGTTCCCATGGAATTTCATCATGAGAATGATAGTATTACAACAAATCATTGCCATAATGAAATACTCGAATGGAGCCGATGTGACAAGTCTCCAGATGCGATATTTTATCGAGTTCTTGTCCTCAGGCATGAACAAGGATCGTGGTCTAGCATTCAGAGCGAAATCAATGCATTGCTTCTGGAATATTTACATGTgcaataatgataatgaatgCAATTGATTGATTCTCTTCTTAAAGAAACATCTGAATTACCTGGTTTTTGTCGAGATCTCCTTCAGATAATTCCGCTTCGCCCTGTAATTTCAACAAGTACGAATTATTCAGCGAATGTCTTTTAAGACGTACCTGTTCTTGAAACGTAATGATAATCAAAGCTACGAAGATGTTAACGAAGAAGAAAGGGAACACAATGAAAAACATCACGTAGAAAAGTGCGACCTAAACACAAGAGGTGTTAGGGGTTTTTTTGAACTACATTTTACCAAGAATTTATTGATTCAATCACTGACCTCAACTCGATAGAACGGACTCGGCCCTTGATCCTCAAATGTTGTATCCATAGAATTTTGACGAATGCCCGGCCATCCTTCACCTGTTGTTACCACGAATAATGTGAGCATAGCGTTGATGGTATTGTCATAGTTGAACGGCCTTAGCCTCCATTCTCTTTGTTCAACTCGAGGAGGTTCATtctaaattaagaaaaaaaaactatttacttttgcaaaattctgTGTTATACTAGTAAAATGCGGGTGCACCTGATTGTCAAAGATGAAGAACTGTCCATGACATTGATAGGCGAAGCGTTTGGTTTTATCGGTGCAGTAGAAAAACTTCCCGTTGAAGAGCTGAAGAAATAgcagtgaaaagaaaagaaaaaaagaaacagatgaCAACTCCTGCATTATTTATGAGATTCCTTTGGACAACGCGATCATTCATTTTCCCCCGTAAGAAATGGGCCATTATTCCACTTACTCTATCTAATTATTCAGAGGAAGCTGTtagaatatagaaaataaaaatatcagtGGTTTTCCACCGCTTTTTTGTTTAGCCTTACGAATGGCGCATCCAGCAAAACTGGTTGTGCTCAAAACGCATGAGTGTATGTATAGTCTCCAAATattggcaatttttttttcgaatgtaaGGAATAAGTCCGCTGCCCTCAGGCCAGTACTCTGTTATTTTAAGCGAGAGAAAACTTTCATGGTAAACAcgctattatatagcatgatgttTATCCTAAATCGTCATCTCTAGCCCCTGGATCACAGCTAAGGCGAAGCAGTCTGGTAAAAGttaaacgagaaaaagaagaagacattttattttaccGTACCTGCACTGCGATTACTCCAAAGATGAATTGGAAGAGGAAGTATACAATCAGAATGTTGAACACATTCTTGAGTGAATTAACAACACAGTCGAATACAGCCTGAAATTTTGATGTCGTTATTAGAAAACAATAGAGATAAGCGTATTTATTTCGCTGCTTTATTTGTAATGAGAGTCAGctgattttttggaattttcacaGTGAAATTATGATACCTAAAGCAATAATTACAGGTAGGTTGAAGTAATAAATATTGTAGAAGAAGTTATCAACATTAATTGCACATAATAACATCCAGGTTTATCAATTTCTGtcacttttttattctggTCTTCCCACTTTTTATTtcgcttatttttcaaaatgaccTTTTGCCAAAAATTCGATTTAAGTAACGATTCAGCTCTTTTCAACCTAAGACCGAAACTTTGAGCAACAGTTCAGCTGTGCACAGATTCCCTATCTTGCTTACAAATACTCAGGAGTTTCTATCCCGAAAAAGAACATTCTAAAAAATTCCCTAACCAGACCTAATTTGATaagttccaaaataaaaacggATTTACAGCAATCTAgcatatttatttgattggaaaaagatttttctctcctcttttCCAGTTGAATTTTCTCTGCTTCTTGATAGAATTTCATATATACTTCCCCCTTTTTCGTTTGCATGTATACGTTTTAAATGATATTCGTGTTTAAGATCGAAATAGCAGAgcaaattgacaaaaaaaggtttttttttgtgttcaatCAAAGCGAGAAACGAAATTTAGCGCAAGTGTAGTGTCCACGGAGAAAAGCAAATCAGTGAAGGAAAAATGCAGACGGGTGGAAACTTCTTCTATGAGTAAGGTAAGCACAAAGTCAATTtagtttttgctctttttattgcacaaaaaagaataatgtgGTCAGGAGGTGAGAAGAAGTTATAGAAATCAAATGGGAACACATTCTTAACCGTTCATTACCATagcttttttctaggaaaaaaagaagctcgtAATAAATTGTGAAGAAAACGAACAGAACTTGATACCCAATCTAGTACtattaacaaacaaacaataataataaattagttttcaagaataatgagaaataaaaaaaagaggaagataaTTAATAGTAATCCAAAGAAGAAACTGGACCTTCAACTTCGGAATCCTCTTGATGGTCTTCAATGGCCTCAATACTCGAAGCACCCTTAGTGATTTTATAGtgttcagattttttcctGCTGATCCTTCTGTGCCTCTAAAAAGGATACTTTAAAAACCTAAGCATTTGACTATTGAAAGATTGTTTTGAACTGCTGGGTAAGTGTGCAGTGTATCCAGTGAATTGTTATCCGAACCCAACAAGGATTCTTTTATACGTGCGCTATTGTATGAGAACAAGCTTCTTCTATTTCATGAGcgaatttaaaagaaactaGTACAAGATTTATAATCCGCTGCTCCCTTCTGAAATGTCCCTAGtttcaaaaattgagaaaaaaaatttatgattTGTATGATGGTGCTTAGGAAAACAGCAGACACACGTGCAACGGAGCGGACAGGAAATGCGGCTCTTAGTTGTATTTAAAGGATTCCACACAGTGCTTTAGCTCGAGATGAGTGATATCAACTCGCATAAATAAGAAAACCTGTTAGGATTACGTACATATCCACGGGATTTCTAAAAACATCACTTTGGTagctaaaagaaaaattttgttagaaAAGATTGAAAGGAGACaacaaagcgaaaaaaaaacgtgaagagAGTATCTAAAGAAGAagatgatttaaaaaaaatcactaggatctagaagaaaaaaggcgaTTATGTAGCTTCGAAAAAGTAGATGTAGAttgcaagatttttttcaacatcttcttttttaagtaGAAGAGCAACGAAGATAATAAAATCATCTTTTAAAGGCATATATCTGGAggaaaataatggataaaaagtaataatataagTTAACTTACGCAAACCCGAACGCGACCAGTGCGCATGTCACGACAACACCGTCGAGAATATTCCAAAAGTCGCGACAGTATGAACCAGGATGAAGTATGATACCTTGATCGATCAACTGAAAATGACATTTCGTCGGAAaataagcaataataataaaagttcggataattcaaaaattcctggCACTCTGATCTTCGGACGCATAAGAAGATCAAACCGTAAAACTCActgaagtagaagaaaaaaattaggacaTACCTTCAATAGCATTTCGCAAGCAAATACTCCCGTAAAGCAATAGTCCATGTACTGTAGCACCTTGTTCCTGTGGAATTACAGGATTCCGGTATGCGAGCATACAAGTAATTaatacaaaaacaatgaagattACCTCGGGTTCTCTTCGTCAACTGGATCCTCTGCTGCCAAAGATATCGACGACAAACAAATTACACCCATAACCATCATTTCAAAGTATTTTGTACATACTATACTGTGAACCATTACTCGTAAGCTGAAATATGTGTAATGAAAAACACTATTTTCCTTTGCCAATAataatgacagaaaaaaagcttacgGATTCGATGGAGACAGGAAGAACATTGATGTGTAGGGTACCATCGGTCGTGGACCTCCAAAAGgtgattcttcttcttcgcatTCCTCATCTGGAACATAAGAACCTAAAATTTGCTGCGGTGAGGACAATTAGAAGTGAGAATTGAGTCACCATCATCTTGATCGTTCCCGTCCATGTCAATGGCGCAGTGATCGCCATcctaaaaatgatttttttgagggGTGGAAGCGATGTAAATAGTGTAAATGTCGAGGATACCGCTACAAGGAGTGCGCAAAAAatgggaataaaaaaattaactggcatagaaatataaataatttcttcaaGGAATAGTACCATTAAAAAATGATGATGCATTGCGAGCACTTTTTTCCCTCGAAAATTTCGCcaacaggaaaacaaatatCGAATACAATCCTGAGACTCACTGGTTCCTCCTCCTCACTATCATCCATTTCGTTCGCCTTTTCATCAGCTTCTTCAGCTGCTGTGAGCTCTTGAGCATTCGCCAAGTTATCGACGGCAATGGCCAAGAACACGTTCAGCAGAGTGTCTAAATAGCAATAAACTAGCAAATTTTTATGAATGGAGAAAAGATCCAGAGGCAATTACAGTTTCCGAAGAGCACGAGAACTATAAAATAGATACAGTACACCATTCCTCCACCATATATACCACCTTGTGCTTCTATGGCAAGATACATCACTTCATTCCAGTCCTCACCCGTCAAGATCTGTAATGTTAATGAGGTGGCTTGTTAGACGATAAATTTGCCAATTCTCCAAATATATAAAAGTGCTCACCTGGAATACCGTAATCAAGGCAACTGGAAATGTATCAAAGTGAGTGTAGGGATGCATGGTGGGAAAATTGAACCTGAATATGATTTAAAATAAGCCAAAATATTGCCGGCCGTATCAGTTCTACGCGTTTGAGTAAGGTGATGTCTttcatgggaaaaaaatttttcaggatatcTTTACGAAGAAAGAGCATAGGAATTGATTCTAAATAATAGATACGTAGCTCTAAAATAAGACGCATGAATCTGTTTAGTTCAGATTTCTGAATGTCATTTGTGAGtgaattcgaaaaatgaatgaaatgaattcctTTGCAGAACAGCTTCCAAGAGAATGATGGaacattctttttgaaatttttttttgaaaggacaAAATGTGCAAACTTTACAAGTCTTGATAAAAAGAGGATGTAtttaggaaggaaaaaaaaacacttactttCCTCCAAACAATTGCATTCCAAGCAATGCAAAGATGAGaatgaaaaggaacaaaagaaacaacaacgaGATGATACTTCGCATTGAATTCATCAATGAGCGAACCAGATTGCGAAGCGAAACCCAATACCTaaagtgaaatattttctttaaagtgACCAAAGTTTTTTAATGTTGAGATCATATTAGCTGACCTTAACTGCTTTAGAGTCAgggaggaacaaaaaaaaccaaatggaCTACCGGTTCAGAGTGGCATTCAAACGTAATTAAAGTGGATGACAAAATTGATCCATGTCATTACAGGAACGGGAACTTACGATGTTAATTTGAATATTCTGAGCAACCGCAATGCACGTAACACCGAAATACCGAACGAGCCTCCTTTTACCTCGGCCCAAATAACTTCAAAGGCAGAACCGACAATGACAATACAGTCGAAGCGATTGAACTATAATAATTCACATTGATTTCACAGGACCTCAACACTTCAAAAGGTCCTAAAACGCTTGCTGTACCTTCGACGCAAAATAAGTGCGTGAACCCATTGCAAATAATTTGAGCAATACTTCCATGATAAAAATTCCTAGGAAAACGTACTCTGCATATTCTGAAAACATGCACTTTCCTGACATAGATGATGGCGTCGTTACAATTCAAAGTGGTGATTTGAGGAAGTGATGAGGGGAGGATGAGAAGGAGAACAATGAGagaacagagagagagagaaaaaaaagacgccaGTTATTTCACGTTTGCTAGCAAACAAAAAGGAGTCTGTACTAAGAGCAAACGtaattctcctcttttcttcaatCCTATCCTTACAAACAAGGGAAACCTGAAGGTAGAATGACCGCAAAATAGTTATAATTCACCACTCGAACTGTAATTCCCACAACATACCGATCAAAAGCCCCACCATTCAtatgaaaatcatttttcttttgttgtctCAACAAAAAACTAACGTACGTAAAAATTTAGTGAGCCATGGCGGCTGCCCGTAATGTTCGGACGCGACACACGCCGTGTTGAGAAAGACCAACGTAATTACAGACCAATAGAATATTTGCGTTTTCACTATTACCCGCATTTGGATCctgaattcaaaaagaaaaaaatcagctgaAAAAAGCATGCATGCTCGCATTCACCTTGCTTTTCGTATTCTTTTACAAATGGCATAGTAGCAACCACGACGTCGTCGCTCTAAATACAGTAAGTAATAAATTCATAGTGGATTTTCAGGAAACTTAGAACATTCAAGTGCTGCAGAAACGCTATCGGCATGAAAAATTGCCTTATCAGTGCACTCAGACAGCAAACCATGCCATTTCATGCAAAAGTACAAGTAAAAGCCCCGCCCACCCGACAGACTTGACCTGAATTGAACTGCAAGCGGCGAAATGCAACAATGATGCGACACACGTACGAGAAATCGATGTATCGATCGCGTCAGTCCCGATACCGTTCTGTTCTGAGTAGCAGCTATGCATGCGTCAAATTGGCAAACGTGAGAGCGTGCGAGTGTGTGACGACGTCATGCATAGCTTTCGCGCATCTACCGAAATCTTCTCCTGGCTCGCCTCCCTCGTCGAGATACTCCTCGTCCAgttcctcctcttcttcctccATATCCTCTTCGGTTTCCGTCGACTGCTGCTTTGACGCGtctttcatcttcttcttcgtttctgCTCGGCGTCGACCTGCAAACCAGGTGGAAAGGTGGATGATGGCACTCGTTAGTATAAAAGATAGTCATAGCGACATATTATTTCAGAAGAAGTTTCAGGAAGAAGTGCAAGGaagttcttctatttttccacGCTTAGATTAGAAATCGCAATGAGGAGCACTGCATACGTGTACTGTTTGGCGAGAAATAGTCCTCAGAATGAACTCCGATATACACTCAGAACAAAAGCAAACACTTCTGCACTCGTTGTTTTAATTATTTGCGATTACTTAGTAAGAAAACACAGGTCATTTGTGATTTCATGTCTAATTTCTTCGTTGTCTACCATTTTTATGCCTGGGTTTCCGATGTGTTCTAGTGGATTTGCAGAAAATACACCTATTTTTGATGAAATCAGAATGCTCATTTGGCGACTTAAATTGGTtccagttatttatttattctacatTTTCGATGCGACATTTAGACGTTCTCCATAAATCAAAACGTTAAAAATGTCTCTTCCCCAAGAAATATGTAAGTACCTAGAGAAGGCAAAGCGAGGGAGATTCTAACGGATTTTCTAATGGGAACGGTTATAACGAAGCTAtttcgatttgaaaaaaagaacattttgatgttttcacaAGAGTGATTCTCAAGAATCTTTCTGGAACGTCTAGTTAGTCTTCTTCTTACTTGCCTGCACGGATCTAATTTGATGTCAGAGcaaaattcacttcaaaaaagtcATCAAAAATAATTGGATAGTGGTAATTTGTCTTG is a window encoding:
- a CDS encoding hypothetical protein (NECATOR_CHRX.G26208.T7), with protein sequence MHEGGGAHRYLPVINRLQPWMIPIAAPELLSSPIHPRKISTGDQLFEERPPRPGEMIKEAVQMAVWPALPRLAAEEARREQKTDSGPFAVRKSTLASNVPVKEKGPSSLFIFSEDNFIRRNAKAIIEWGPFEYFILLTIIGNCVVLAMEQHLPKNDKKPLSELLERTEPYFMGIFCLECVLKIIAFGFIAHKGSYLRSGWNIMDFIVVVSGVVTMLPVSPAAAGGGPAQVETVDLRTLRAVRVLRPLKLVSGIPSLQVVLKSILCAMAPLLQIGLLVLFAIVIFAIIGLEFYSGAFHSACYNERGEIENVSEKPSPCTNKTTTMGVYNCDVEGTTCLNKWIGPNYGITSFDNIAFAMITVFQCITMEGWTTVMYYTNDSLGSTYNWAYFIPLIVLGSFFMLNLVLGVLSGEFAKERERVENRREFLKLRRQQQIERELNGYLEWIMAAEEVILKEDRTTEEEKQAILDGRRRAETKKKMKDASKQQSTETEEDMEEEEEELDEEYLDEGGEPGEDFERRRRGCYYAICKRIRKARIQMRVIVKTQIFYWSVITLVFLNTACVASEHYGQPPWLTKFLQYAEYVFLGIFIMEVLLKLFAMGSRTYFASKFNRFDCIVIVGSAFEVIWAEVKGGSFGISVLRALRLLRIFKLTSYWVSLRNLVRSLMNSMRSIISLLFLLFLFILIFALLGMQLFGGKFNFPTMHPYTHFDTFPVALITVFQILTGEDWNEVMYLAIEAQGGIYGGGMVYCIYFIVLVLFGNYTLLNVFLAIAVDNLANAQELTAAEEADEKANEMDDSEEEEPDGDHCAIDMDGNDQDDDEECEEEESPFGGPRPMVPYTSMFFLSPSNPLRVMVHSIVCTKYFEMMVMGVICLSSISLAAEDPVDEENPRNKVLQYMDYCFTGVFACEMLLKLIDQGIILHPGSYCRDFWNILDGVVVTCALVAFGFAGTEGSAGKNLNTIKSLRVLRVLRPLKTIKRIPKLKAVFDCVVNSLKNVFNILIVYFLFQFIFGVIAVQLFNGKFFYCTDKTKRFAYQCHGQFFIFDNQNEPPRVEQREWRLRPFNYDNTINAMLTLFVVTTGEGWPGIRQNSMDTTFEDQGPSPFYRVEVALFYVMFFIVFPFFFVNIFVALIIITFQEQGEAELSEGDLDKNQKQCIDFALNARPRSLFMPEDKNSIKYRIWRLVTSAPFEYFIMAMICCNTIILMMKFHGNSDFYEKVLRLFNTALTAVFTVESILKILAFGVRNYFRDGWNRFDFVTVVGSITDALVTEFGGHFVSLGFLRLFRAARLIRLLQQGYTIRILLWTFVQSFKALPYVCLLIGMLFFIYAIVGMQVFGNIWLNAATEINRHNNFQSFFNSVILLFRCATGEGWQDIMMACGAQKDCARAGSDEINYDKGQTCGSNVSYAYFTSFVFLSSFLMLNLFVAVIMDNFDYLTRDSSILGPHHLDEFIRVWADYDPAATGRIHYTDMYDMLRNITPPVGFGRKCPYRLAYKHLVRMNMPVAEDGTVHFTTTLFALIRESLSIKMRPVEEMDEADEELRQTLKKIWPLKAKKNMIDLVVPPNHELCFQKLTVGKIYAGLLILENYRAKKSGTEIGGGGLFGGGLRGLVAAAKAAGGVNHMVTPQVDETSQLIPNHTPHANKTPAQRPYTLYTPLEEAPKSNKSSDEGGETPTRYSPPQDVSKGVTTGRRISDMFSRIRRGAGAVTHDPPQTEQLLPSQRSRTPSPRYSSVHGRNVSPPSPAERYPTRYRSRNGPVHGRNGCNGGGVHRTIDPHTSNSPPSSSDYAMSVRDPALRRPRPAQLYYSRPLRTSYTSYSQQYARSPYSDDSVADSYRRHGYSRYHDSTPPDISEDEETIPNSVRQRRLPLIGSISALAGGADMRSRPYTQSSYTGFPPSVSHSSMGQFASPQYRPPSVVSPLRSHHQDYYTPRENYYDIPSPSPAGNDMYHGYNRSSPSRYPSVVYAHDTGPRTRVIQAQSGAIPLSDSESDDQERWAVAIDHPPTTYRPPKAPLEEAADQTGIDAIGKAVSPCCPGKHNLAPTLRSRSVAVAVDSRIRTQCGSSCIFNLLQYFPGQIKLSRIFI